The Streptococcus respiraculi sequence TGATGCTGATGACGATGAATACGACGCAGGATATTATTGACTCGCAAGACCAATTCTCGTGGACTAAAGGGTTTACTGATAAAGTCATCTGCTCCCAAGCTGAGCGAATAAATCTTATCCATATCAGAGGTTTTTGCGGTAATAAACAAAAATGGCTGGTCAGGCGTGATAGCTTGAACTTCACTCATCAAGTCATAGCCATCCATAATAGGCATCATGATGTCCGTGATAATCAAGGCAATGGATTCTTTTTTATAAAGTTCTAGCGCTTCGGCTCCATTGTTGGCAATATGAACTGTATAACCTTCTTGAGACAAATAGCGACAATTGATTTCTGTAATCTCAATCTCGTCATCGACCAATAAGATTGTTTTATTCATCACAAATCCTCCTTTATGCAAAATAGTGCTATACTTCTGCAAGTATAACACTATTGTGGTAAATCTTTCAAGTCATACTCTCAAAAAAACTTAGTCAATATCCTATTCTTATTGGACAAGCAAATTTTTCTAAGTAGACAAGAAATCATTGAATGTCATTCGTTTTCTGATTTTTTACGTAAAGCAAATCCTGCAAAGCTAGCCAAGGCCATTCCAATCAGCGTAAGGGTAGCTGAACTTTCTGATCCTGTCTGTGGCAACTCTTTTTTCATCATCTTGTCATCCATCATTGCTGCTGTATTTTGTTTCATATTAGTCATTGGATGAGCTTGATCTACTTGAGCCTTCATATTCTCTTGCATAGGAGTTTGAGAATTTTGCACCATGTTATTTGGCATGGCTGGTGCAGTTGGAAGCTGATTTTGTTCAGTTTGTTTTTCTATCTTGCGAGTAGAGCCTCCAAAACCAAATATAGATAGGGATACTTGGCGAGTTGCTACAACATTGCTTTCATCAGCTTTACCGTCTTTGTTTCCGAAGACCTTAACGGTTGCAGTATAGGTATGAGTTCCAGCTGCTTTTAATGCGTTAAGCAATTCTTGACCAGTTTTGCCAGTTGCAGGTCCGTCAAGGGCTACTTGGTAGAAGTATTGACCATTTGTCAAACTTTCAAGTGCTTGTAAAGCTGGGTTCATCGCTGAACCGTTGTCAGACCATGGAGCTGTCTCAGAAGCCTTAAGCAGTAAGCGAGTGAGCATGCCATCGCCACCGAAGAATTCAAATGGAATTGTTCCATTAACACCTGCAAGGAATGGACCTGTGCCGTCTGCGTTGGCCTTTTCAAGATAGGCTGCTGGAACTGTTGTTTCTTCTTTGATATTGCCCTCGACAGCTTTCTTCACATCTTCAACAGCAGTCAAGCCATTGATTGTCACTTTCACTTTGCGAGTTGCCACAACATTGTCTTCGTCAGCCTTACCATTTTTGTTTCCAAATACATTGACTGTTGCAGTGTAAGTGTTCGTACCAGTTTTTTTCAATATGTCAAGCAAGTCTTTACCAGTCTTACCTGCTGCTTCTCCGTCAAGAGCTACTTTATAGAAATAGCTATTTTTACTGAGGTTTTTAAGAGGGGGAAGAGCAGGATGTTTAGCAGAGCCATTGTCTGACCATGGTGCTTTATCAGATTCTTTCAGAAGGGCACGAGTAAGCATGCCATCGCCACCAAAGGCTTCAAATGGAATGACCCCATTAACACCAGCAAGGAATGGACCTGATCCATCTGCATTTGCTTTTTCAAGATAAGCTGCAGGAATTTCTGTGTCTGCCTTGATATTTTCTTCGACTGCTTTCTTCACATCTGTTGCGGCAGTCAAACCATTGATTGTCACTTTCACTTTGCGAGTTGCCACAACATTGTCTTCGTCAGCCTTACCGTTTTTGTTTCCAAATACATTGACTGTTGCAGTGTAAGTGTTCGTACCAGCTTTTTTCAATGCATCAAGCAAGTCTTTACCAGTCTTACCTGCTGCTTCTCCATCAAGAGCTACTTGGTAGAAGTATTGACCATTTGTCAAACTTTCAAGTGCTTGTAAAGCTGGGTTCATCGCTGAACCATTATCAGACCAAGGAGCATTTTCAGATGCTTTAAGGAGCAAGCGAGTAAGCATACCGTCTCCACCGAAGGCTTCAAATGGGATTGTTCCATTTACCCCTGCAAGGAAAGGTCCTGAACCATCGGCATTTGCTTTTTCAAGGTAAGCCGCAGGTAGAGTGGTTTCTGCTTTAATATTTTCTTTAACAGCTTTCTTCACATCTTCAACAGCAGTTAAGCCATTGATTTTAACTGTTACTTTGCGAGTTGCCACAACATTGTCTTCGTCAGCCTTACCGTTTTTGTTTCCAAATACATTGACAGTTGCACCATAAGTGTTCGTACCAGTTTTTTTCAATATGTCAAGCAAGTCTTTACCAGTCTTACCTGCTGCTTCTCCGTCAAGAGCTACTTTATAGAAATAGCTATTTTTACTGAGGTTTTTAAGAGGAGGAATAGCCTCGTTTTTATCTGAACCATTATCAGACCATGGAGCATCTTTAGCTTCTTTGAGGAGGGCACGCGTCAACATACCGTCTCCGCCAAAAGCTTCAAATGGAATAATACCATTAACACCTGCAAGGAATGGACCTGTGCCGTCTGCGTTGGCTTTTTCAAGATAGCTTGCGGGAATTTCTGTGTTTGCATTGATGTTTTCTTCGACAGCTTGTTTTACTTCGTCAGCTTGTTTTTCCTCGTCAGCTGTTGTTTCATTTGCTGCTCTAAATCCGCTTCCAGCTGGGATTGATTCAGCTTCTTTTTTTACAGCCTCTGTCTGAATAGCTGTTTCTGCTTCAGCAACCTGTTTTTCTACATCTGCCGCGTTTTCCTGTTCTTCTGTGGTAGGAATAAGTTCATCAGTTTTCTCATTTACTGGGGAAACTACGGCTTCTGCTTGTGGAGCTAGCAGTTCGTCTGCCTGTGCAACAGTCTGATGCCCTAAGAAAATAACTAATCCACTAGCAATCAAAACAGAAGCAACTCCTGCTTTAAACTTACGAATTGAAAATACTGTATATCGTTCTCTATTTGCCATTTCTGGTCTCCTTTAGTATTGATACACGTATTGTAGCAGAATATTCTTAAACAGATGTAAGCGAATTATTAAGTAATTCTTAA is a genomic window containing:
- a CDS encoding response regulator transcription factor; this translates as MNKTILLVDDEIEITEINCRYLSQEGYTVHIANNGAEALELYKKESIALIITDIMMPIMDGYDLMSEVQAITPDQPFLFITAKTSDMDKIYSLSLGADDFISKPFSPRELVLRVNNILRRIHRHQHQEDHIQVGDLKINQITHQAFIQNKELNLTNKEFDLLWILLSNPQRVFSKTELYDRVWQEEYIDDTNTLNVHIHGLRNALAKYATSETPTIKTVWGLGYKLEV
- a CDS encoding SSURE domain-containing protein yields the protein MANRERYTVFSIRKFKAGVASVLIASGLVIFLGHQTVAQADELLAPQAEAVVSPVNEKTDELIPTTEEQENAADVEKQVAEAETAIQTEAVKKEAESIPAGSGFRAANETTADEEKQADEVKQAVEENINANTEIPASYLEKANADGTGPFLAGVNGIIPFEAFGGDGMLTRALLKEAKDAPWSDNGSDKNEAIPPLKNLSKNSYFYKVALDGEAAGKTGKDLLDILKKTGTNTYGATVNVFGNKNGKADEDNVVATRKVTVKINGLTAVEDVKKAVKENIKAETTLPAAYLEKANADGSGPFLAGVNGTIPFEAFGGDGMLTRLLLKASENAPWSDNGSAMNPALQALESLTNGQYFYQVALDGEAAGKTGKDLLDALKKAGTNTYTATVNVFGNKNGKADEDNVVATRKVKVTINGLTAATDVKKAVEENIKADTEIPAAYLEKANADGSGPFLAGVNGVIPFEAFGGDGMLTRALLKESDKAPWSDNGSAKHPALPPLKNLSKNSYFYKVALDGEAAGKTGKDLLDILKKTGTNTYTATVNVFGNKNGKADEDNVVATRKVKVTINGLTAVEDVKKAVEGNIKEETTVPAAYLEKANADGTGPFLAGVNGTIPFEFFGGDGMLTRLLLKASETAPWSDNGSAMNPALQALESLTNGQYFYQVALDGPATGKTGQELLNALKAAGTHTYTATVKVFGNKDGKADESNVVATRQVSLSIFGFGGSTRKIEKQTEQNQLPTAPAMPNNMVQNSQTPMQENMKAQVDQAHPMTNMKQNTAAMMDDKMMKKELPQTGSESSATLTLIGMALASFAGFALRKKSENE